The following are from one region of the Rosistilla carotiformis genome:
- a CDS encoding HoxN/HupN/NixA family nickel/cobalt transporter — translation MHQHTHELTLGVAFFLGALHALEPGHGKTAMLVYLSGERRSYWHPLVMGLSSGLAHSVSLIAIAMAVHLTHHLVTGDHHHDNEAMTATLQWISAGLVLCVGTWMLWGAYRAKPAKKCGCRHHRDEDYDAKPRSAKSSYSMSALLGVAFGLLPCPSALAAYFTSMSTGSPVAAYAVIGLFAAGIASSLTCVGMLLQRFGGSLIREESRLAKLPWNYVRAILILGVGVFYAARVAMAG, via the coding sequence ATGCATCAACACACGCACGAATTGACGCTCGGCGTTGCGTTCTTCCTCGGTGCGCTGCACGCACTGGAACCGGGACATGGTAAGACCGCGATGTTGGTCTACCTGTCGGGCGAGCGACGTAGCTATTGGCATCCGTTGGTGATGGGGCTCTCCAGTGGGCTGGCCCATTCGGTCTCCTTGATTGCCATCGCGATGGCCGTCCATTTGACGCATCATTTAGTGACCGGCGATCACCATCATGACAACGAGGCGATGACGGCGACGTTGCAGTGGATCAGTGCCGGTTTGGTTCTCTGCGTAGGAACTTGGATGTTGTGGGGCGCTTACCGCGCCAAACCGGCGAAGAAGTGTGGTTGCCGACATCATCGCGATGAAGATTACGATGCAAAACCACGCTCGGCAAAATCAAGCTACTCGATGAGTGCCCTGCTTGGTGTTGCTTTCGGCTTGCTCCCCTGCCCTTCGGCGCTGGCAGCCTACTTCACTAGCATGTCCACCGGTTCGCCCGTGGCGGCCTATGCCGTGATCGGTCTGTTCGCCGCCGGTATCGCCAGTTCACTCACCTGCGTCGGCATGTTGCTGCAACGATTCGGTGGCAGCTTGATCCGCGAAGAGAGTCGCCTGGCCAAACTGCCCTGGAACTACGTTCGCGCCATCCTGATCTTGGGCGTGGGCGTCTTCTACGCCGCGCGAGTCGCTATGGCGGGCTGA